A genomic window from Lycium barbarum isolate Lr01 chromosome 4, ASM1917538v2, whole genome shotgun sequence includes:
- the LOC132635224 gene encoding lon protease homolog 2, peroxisomal isoform X2 yields MGESVELPSRLAILPFRNKVLLPGAIIRIRCTSPSSVKLVEQELWQREEKGLIGILPVRDSAETATSGAAVSSGGESAERGLKNQAGISDTHKLDSKNQQEVIHWHNRGVAARALHLSRGVEKPSGRVTYIVVLEGLCRFNVQELSTRGTYYTARVTSLDMNKAVMELIEQDQEFIALSRQFKATAMELISILEQKQKTGGRTKVLLETVPVHKLADIFVASFEISFEEQLSMLDAVDVKIRLSKATELVDRHLQSIRVAEKITQKVEGQLSKSQKEFLLRQQMKAIKEELGDNDDEEDDLVALERKMEGAGMPASIWKHALRELRRLKKMQPQQPGYNSSRVYLELLADLPWEKASQELELDLKAAKERLDADHYGLSKVKQRIIEYLAVRKLKPEARGPVLCFVGPPGVGKTSLASSIAAALDRKFIRISLGGVKDEADIRGHRRTYIGSMPGRLIDGLKRVGVRNPVMLLDEIDKTGSDVRGDPASALLEVLDPEQNKTFNDHYLNVPFDLSKVVFVATANRMQPIPPPLLDRMEVIELPGYTPEEKLKIAIRHLIPRVLDQHGLSSDFLQIPEDMVKLVIQRYTREAGVRNLERNLAALARAAAVKVAEQEHLVPFAKDVQRLSSPLLDGKLAESAEVEMEVIPMGVNNHEISSAFMAASPMVVDEPMVEKVLGPPRYDDKETAERVANPGVSVGLVWTAVGGEVQFVEATSMAGKGDLHLTGQLGDVIKESAQIALTWVRARATELKLAISEETNLLEGRDIHIHFPAGAVPKDGPSAGVTLVTSLVSLFSKKRVRADTAMTGEMTLRGMVLPVGGVKDKVLAAHRYGIKRVILPERNLKDLVEVPATVLSSLEIIFAKRVEDVLDHAFEGGCPWRQHSKL; encoded by the exons ATGGGGGAATCGGTTGAACTTCCAAGCCGTTTAGCGATACTTCCATTTAGGAATAAAGTGTTGTTGCCTGGTGCGATTATTCGAATTCGTTGCACTTCTCCTAGCAG TGTAAAATTGGTGGAGCAGGAGTTATGGCAGAGGGAAGAGAAGGGACTGATTGGAATATTACCAGTTAGAGATTCAGCTGAGACTGCCACTTCGGGTGCTGCGGTATCTTCAG GTGGAGAATCAGCTGAACGGGGCTTGAAAAATCAGGCTGGTATATCAGATACTCACAAGCTCGATTCGAAAAATCAACAGGAAGTTATACACTGGCATAATAG GGGAGTTGCAGCCCGAGCTTTACATCTCTCGAGAGGAGTCGAGAAACCAAGTGGCAGAGTTACATATATAGTTGTACTAGAAGGCTTATGCAGATTCAATGTGCAGGAGCTTAGTACCAGAGGAACATATTATACCGCAAGGGTCACTTCTCTTGATATGAACAAGGCTG TGATGGAGTTAATTGAGCAAGACCAAGAATTCATAGCATTGTCTCGTCAATTTAAAGCCACTGCAATGGAGCTCATTTCCATTCTTGAGCAG AAACAGAAGACTGGTGGGAGAACAAAGGTTCTTCTGGAGACAGTTCCTGTCCATAAATTGGCTGATATTTTTGTAGCTAGTTTTGAGATTAGCTTTGAGGAACAATTATCCATGCTGGATGCTGTTGATGTTAAAATAAGGCTTTCAAAAGCTACTGAGCTAGTTGATAGGCATCTACAG TCAATTCGGGTGGCAGAGAAGATCACCCAAAAGGTTGAGGGGCAGTTATCAAAGTCTCAGAAAGAGTTTCTGTTGCGACAGCAG ATGAAGGCCATAAAGGAGGAACTTGGTGacaatgatgatgaagaagatgatttGGTTGCCTTGGAAAGGAAGATGGAAGGAGCAGGAATGCCTGCAAGTATCTGGAAACATGCTCTGAGGGAACTAAG GAGACTCAAAAAAATGCAGCCTCAGCAACCTGGATATAATAGCTCCCGTGTTTATCTAGAGCTACTTGCTGATCTCCCATGGGAGAAGGCCAGCCAAGAACTTGAATTGGACTTAAAGGCTGCGAAAGAGCGTCTTGATGCAGATCATTATGGTTTATCAAAGGTCAAACAGCGCATAATCGAATATCTGGCAGTTCGTAAG CTCAAACCAGAAGCGAGAGGTCCTGTGTTGTGCTTTGTTGGCCCACCAGGTGTTGGGAAGACATCTTTGGCTTCATCTATTGCTGCTGCTTTAGACAGAAAGTTTATACGCATCTCTCTTGGTGGTGTCAAGGATGAGGCTGATATCAGAGGGCATAGGAGAACATATATTGGAAGCATGCCTGGGCGTCTAATTGATGGGTTAAAG AGAGTAGGTGTTCGCAATCCAGTTATGCTGCTGGATGAGATTGACAAGACTGGGTCTGATGTGAGGGGAGATCCTGCATCAGCATTATTGGAGGTTCTTGATCCCGAACAGAATAAAACGTTCAATGATCA CTATTTGAATGTGCCATTCGATCTATCAAAGGTTGTTTTTGTGGCAACCGCAAACAGGATGCAGCCGATTCCTCCCCCACTCTTGGACAGAATGGAAGTCATTGAGTTGCCTGGATATACACCAGAAGAAAAGCTTAAGATAGCAATTAGGCATTTAATTCCTCGAGTTCTTGATCAGCATGGTTTAAGTTCTGACTTCCTTCAGATACCTGAG GATATGGTGAAACTTGTAATCCAAAGGTACACAAGGGAAGCAGGTGTACGTAATCTAGAAAGGAATTTAGCTGCCTTAGCACGTGCGGCGGCTGTCAAAGTTGCAGAACAAGAACATTTAGTGCCTTTTGCCAAAGATGTGCAACGCCTTTCTTCACCATTGTTGGATGGCAAACTTGCTGAGAGCGCTGAGGTTGAAATGGAAGTTATTCCTATGGGTGTCAATAATCATGAGATCTCTAGTGCATTTATGGCTGCCTCACCTATGGTGGTTGATGAACCTATGGTGGAGAAGGTGCTTGGT CCACCTAGGTATGATGACAAAGAAACAGCAGAACGAGTTGCGAATCCTGGTGTATCTGTTGGACTGGTGTGGACAGCAGTTGGTGGAGAGGTTCAGTTTGTTGAGGCCACATCAATGGCGGGAAAAGGTGATCTTCATCTGACTGGCCAACTTGGGGATGTTATCAAAGAATCAGCTCAGATTGCATTAACATGG GTACGTGCTAGAGCCACAGAACTGAAGCTAGCTATTTCTGAAGAAACTAATCTTCTGGAGGGCCGAGATATTCACATTCATTTCCCCGCCGGAGCTGTACCTAAGGACGGGCCCTCAGCTGGTGTAACCCTGGTTACATCATTGGTTTCATTGTTCAGTAAAAAAAGAGTAAGAGCAGACACAGCAATGACCGGTGAGATGACTCTCAGAGGTATGGTCTTGCCTGTTGGTGGTGTCAAGGATAAG GTTTTGGCTGCCCATAGATATGGTATTAAAAGAGTTATACTGCCAGAGAGGAACTTGAAGGACCTGGTTGAAGTTCCAGCGACTGTGCTTTCAAGTCTTGAG ATAATATTTGCTAAACGAGTGGAAGATGTGCTGGACCATGCATTTGAAGGTGGTTGCCCATGGAGACAGCATTCAAAACTATGA
- the LOC132635224 gene encoding lon protease homolog 2, peroxisomal isoform X1, producing the protein MGESVELPSRLAILPFRNKVLLPGAIIRIRCTSPSSVKLVEQELWQREEKGLIGILPVRDSAETATSGAAVSSGVGGESAERGLKNQAGISDTHKLDSKNQQEVIHWHNRGVAARALHLSRGVEKPSGRVTYIVVLEGLCRFNVQELSTRGTYYTARVTSLDMNKAVMELIEQDQEFIALSRQFKATAMELISILEQKQKTGGRTKVLLETVPVHKLADIFVASFEISFEEQLSMLDAVDVKIRLSKATELVDRHLQSIRVAEKITQKVEGQLSKSQKEFLLRQQMKAIKEELGDNDDEEDDLVALERKMEGAGMPASIWKHALRELRRLKKMQPQQPGYNSSRVYLELLADLPWEKASQELELDLKAAKERLDADHYGLSKVKQRIIEYLAVRKLKPEARGPVLCFVGPPGVGKTSLASSIAAALDRKFIRISLGGVKDEADIRGHRRTYIGSMPGRLIDGLKRVGVRNPVMLLDEIDKTGSDVRGDPASALLEVLDPEQNKTFNDHYLNVPFDLSKVVFVATANRMQPIPPPLLDRMEVIELPGYTPEEKLKIAIRHLIPRVLDQHGLSSDFLQIPEDMVKLVIQRYTREAGVRNLERNLAALARAAAVKVAEQEHLVPFAKDVQRLSSPLLDGKLAESAEVEMEVIPMGVNNHEISSAFMAASPMVVDEPMVEKVLGPPRYDDKETAERVANPGVSVGLVWTAVGGEVQFVEATSMAGKGDLHLTGQLGDVIKESAQIALTWVRARATELKLAISEETNLLEGRDIHIHFPAGAVPKDGPSAGVTLVTSLVSLFSKKRVRADTAMTGEMTLRGMVLPVGGVKDKVLAAHRYGIKRVILPERNLKDLVEVPATVLSSLEIIFAKRVEDVLDHAFEGGCPWRQHSKL; encoded by the exons ATGGGGGAATCGGTTGAACTTCCAAGCCGTTTAGCGATACTTCCATTTAGGAATAAAGTGTTGTTGCCTGGTGCGATTATTCGAATTCGTTGCACTTCTCCTAGCAG TGTAAAATTGGTGGAGCAGGAGTTATGGCAGAGGGAAGAGAAGGGACTGATTGGAATATTACCAGTTAGAGATTCAGCTGAGACTGCCACTTCGGGTGCTGCGGTATCTTCAG GTGTAGGTGGAGAATCAGCTGAACGGGGCTTGAAAAATCAGGCTGGTATATCAGATACTCACAAGCTCGATTCGAAAAATCAACAGGAAGTTATACACTGGCATAATAG GGGAGTTGCAGCCCGAGCTTTACATCTCTCGAGAGGAGTCGAGAAACCAAGTGGCAGAGTTACATATATAGTTGTACTAGAAGGCTTATGCAGATTCAATGTGCAGGAGCTTAGTACCAGAGGAACATATTATACCGCAAGGGTCACTTCTCTTGATATGAACAAGGCTG TGATGGAGTTAATTGAGCAAGACCAAGAATTCATAGCATTGTCTCGTCAATTTAAAGCCACTGCAATGGAGCTCATTTCCATTCTTGAGCAG AAACAGAAGACTGGTGGGAGAACAAAGGTTCTTCTGGAGACAGTTCCTGTCCATAAATTGGCTGATATTTTTGTAGCTAGTTTTGAGATTAGCTTTGAGGAACAATTATCCATGCTGGATGCTGTTGATGTTAAAATAAGGCTTTCAAAAGCTACTGAGCTAGTTGATAGGCATCTACAG TCAATTCGGGTGGCAGAGAAGATCACCCAAAAGGTTGAGGGGCAGTTATCAAAGTCTCAGAAAGAGTTTCTGTTGCGACAGCAG ATGAAGGCCATAAAGGAGGAACTTGGTGacaatgatgatgaagaagatgatttGGTTGCCTTGGAAAGGAAGATGGAAGGAGCAGGAATGCCTGCAAGTATCTGGAAACATGCTCTGAGGGAACTAAG GAGACTCAAAAAAATGCAGCCTCAGCAACCTGGATATAATAGCTCCCGTGTTTATCTAGAGCTACTTGCTGATCTCCCATGGGAGAAGGCCAGCCAAGAACTTGAATTGGACTTAAAGGCTGCGAAAGAGCGTCTTGATGCAGATCATTATGGTTTATCAAAGGTCAAACAGCGCATAATCGAATATCTGGCAGTTCGTAAG CTCAAACCAGAAGCGAGAGGTCCTGTGTTGTGCTTTGTTGGCCCACCAGGTGTTGGGAAGACATCTTTGGCTTCATCTATTGCTGCTGCTTTAGACAGAAAGTTTATACGCATCTCTCTTGGTGGTGTCAAGGATGAGGCTGATATCAGAGGGCATAGGAGAACATATATTGGAAGCATGCCTGGGCGTCTAATTGATGGGTTAAAG AGAGTAGGTGTTCGCAATCCAGTTATGCTGCTGGATGAGATTGACAAGACTGGGTCTGATGTGAGGGGAGATCCTGCATCAGCATTATTGGAGGTTCTTGATCCCGAACAGAATAAAACGTTCAATGATCA CTATTTGAATGTGCCATTCGATCTATCAAAGGTTGTTTTTGTGGCAACCGCAAACAGGATGCAGCCGATTCCTCCCCCACTCTTGGACAGAATGGAAGTCATTGAGTTGCCTGGATATACACCAGAAGAAAAGCTTAAGATAGCAATTAGGCATTTAATTCCTCGAGTTCTTGATCAGCATGGTTTAAGTTCTGACTTCCTTCAGATACCTGAG GATATGGTGAAACTTGTAATCCAAAGGTACACAAGGGAAGCAGGTGTACGTAATCTAGAAAGGAATTTAGCTGCCTTAGCACGTGCGGCGGCTGTCAAAGTTGCAGAACAAGAACATTTAGTGCCTTTTGCCAAAGATGTGCAACGCCTTTCTTCACCATTGTTGGATGGCAAACTTGCTGAGAGCGCTGAGGTTGAAATGGAAGTTATTCCTATGGGTGTCAATAATCATGAGATCTCTAGTGCATTTATGGCTGCCTCACCTATGGTGGTTGATGAACCTATGGTGGAGAAGGTGCTTGGT CCACCTAGGTATGATGACAAAGAAACAGCAGAACGAGTTGCGAATCCTGGTGTATCTGTTGGACTGGTGTGGACAGCAGTTGGTGGAGAGGTTCAGTTTGTTGAGGCCACATCAATGGCGGGAAAAGGTGATCTTCATCTGACTGGCCAACTTGGGGATGTTATCAAAGAATCAGCTCAGATTGCATTAACATGG GTACGTGCTAGAGCCACAGAACTGAAGCTAGCTATTTCTGAAGAAACTAATCTTCTGGAGGGCCGAGATATTCACATTCATTTCCCCGCCGGAGCTGTACCTAAGGACGGGCCCTCAGCTGGTGTAACCCTGGTTACATCATTGGTTTCATTGTTCAGTAAAAAAAGAGTAAGAGCAGACACAGCAATGACCGGTGAGATGACTCTCAGAGGTATGGTCTTGCCTGTTGGTGGTGTCAAGGATAAG GTTTTGGCTGCCCATAGATATGGTATTAAAAGAGTTATACTGCCAGAGAGGAACTTGAAGGACCTGGTTGAAGTTCCAGCGACTGTGCTTTCAAGTCTTGAG ATAATATTTGCTAAACGAGTGGAAGATGTGCTGGACCATGCATTTGAAGGTGGTTGCCCATGGAGACAGCATTCAAAACTATGA